The proteins below are encoded in one region of Festucalex cinctus isolate MCC-2025b chromosome 2, RoL_Fcin_1.0, whole genome shotgun sequence:
- the LOC144013720 gene encoding monocarboxylate transporter 2-like, which yields MPAKAATNLGYIPPDGGWGWAVVFASFISIGFAYAFPKSLTIYYKEIQEYFSVSYSQIAWVSSVMLASMYAAGPVSSILVNRYGSRPVVMVGGLMVSLAMVLASFGTSIVHLYLCVGVIGGFGLAFNLQPALTIIGTYFHLRRPLANGLAMTGSPVILFTLAPLNQFLFDSFGWRGSFLILGALVLNCCVAGSLMRPVNKKVQAELKSEPHESHGAEEVPKDNQQDVETENESIKKGCVNRFIDVSLFKHRGFLIYLIGNVVMFFGFFAPVVFLAPYAKHLGVDEYSAAFLLSIFALVDMFFRPATGLIGNTKLIRPRIQYLFSFSVCYNGVCHLLCPLASGYAGLVVYAVIFGMAFGMVCSLLFEVLMDLVGAHRFSSAVGLVTIIECGPVLLGPPLSGALVDYFGDYKYMYYACGVFMLVPGIYFFIMHYYNYKKLDEEQRQRLSAERRTCEEAVQLEVNQDRAQ from the exons ATGCCAGCGAAAGCAGCGACCAATCTGGGCTACATTCCGCCAGACGGAGGCTGGGGCTGGGCAGTCGTCTTTGCCTCCTTCATCTCCATAGGATTTGCCTACGCCTTTCCCAAGTCGCTTACCATCTACTACAAGGAGATTCAGGAATACTTTTCCGTTTCCTACAGCCAGATTGCCTGGGTGTCCTCGGTCATGCTTGCATCTATGTATgcagcag GGCCTGTGAGCAGCATTCTTGTGAATCGCTATGGCAGCAGACCCGTGGTCATGGTTGGTGGGCTCATGGTTTCCTTGGCCATGGTGCTCGCCTCTTTTGGAACGTCTATTGTCCATCTCTATCTCTGTGTTGGAGTAATTGGAG GTTTTGGCCTTGCCTTCAATCTGCAGCCGGCCCTGACCATTATTGGCACCTACTTCCACCTGAGGAGGCCGTTGGCCAACGGGCTGGCGATGACAGGAAGTCCAGTGATTCTCTTCACTCTGGCTCCTCTCAATCAGTTTCTCTTTGATTCTTTCGGCTGGAGAGGAAGCTTCCTGATCCTGGGAGCGTTGGTTTTGAACTGCTGTGTTGCTGGATCTCTGATGAGACCCGTCAACAAAAAAGTTCAAGCTGAACTAAAAAGTGAACCACATGAGAGTCATGGAGCAGAGGAAGTCCCCAAAGATAATCAACAAGATGTAGAAACTGAAAATGAGAGCATTAAAAAGGGCTGCGTGAACAGGTTTATAGACGTGTCGCTTTTCAAACACAGGGGATTCCTCATTTATCTCATTGGCAACGTGGTCATGTTTTTCGGCTTTTTTGCACCGGTGGTGTTTCTCGCCCCGTATGCCAAACATCTAGGTGTGGATGAATATTCAGCAGCGTTCTTGCTCTCTATTTTTGCTCTCGTGGACATGTTTTTCCGACCAGCAACCGGCTTGATTGGCAATACAAAATTGATCCGTCCCAGGATCCAATATTTATTCAGTTTTTCCGTTTGCTACAATGGCGTGTGTCACCTTTTGTGCCCTCTGGCATCTGGATACGCGGGCCTGGTGGTTTATGCCGTCATTTTCGGGATGGCGTTCGGGATGGTCTGCTCGCTGCTCTTCGAAGTGTTGATGGACCTCGTGGGAGCTCATCGCTTCTCCAGCGCGGTTGGACTTGTCACCATTATCGAGTGCGGCCCGGTGCTTCTCGGTCCTCCGCTTTCAG GAGCTCTCGTGGATTATTTTGGGGACTACAAGTACATGTACTACGCATGCGGTGTGTTTATGCTGGTGCCCGGCATATATTTCTTCATCATGCATTATTACAACTACAAAAAACTGGACGAGGAGCAGAGGCAACGTTTGTCTGCAGAGAGGAGGACGTGTGAAGAGGC